Proteins encoded together in one Roseofilum reptotaenium CS-1145 window:
- a CDS encoding glycine betaine ABC transporter substrate-binding protein: protein MQLLVTKRKNPSSIIPNWISAILKPGEDVIWLEVPFTSSPEYITDLTEEDTTFNGKNLVFSRPTQKVISNLKFIADNPVAKRWFDLVQIPLEDMNKASLRIKEGQNTTEDMRRLAQEWVKDNQEQFDRWIEEAKGEGK, encoded by the coding sequence ATGCAATTACTCGTTACGAAGAGGAAAAACCCATCTTCTATTATACCTAATTGGATTAGTGCTATTTTAAAGCCAGGTGAAGATGTGATTTGGTTAGAAGTCCCTTTTACTTCTTCCCCAGAATACATTACTGATTTAACTGAGGAAGATACTACATTTAATGGAAAGAATCTTGTTTTTTCTAGACCGACTCAAAAAGTAATATCTAACCTAAAATTTATAGCAGATAATCCAGTAGCCAAACGCTGGTTTGATTTGGTGCAAATTCCCCTGGAAGATATGAATAAAGCGAGTTTACGGATTAAAGAAGGGCAGAATACAACGGAAGATATGCGCCGTTTGGCTCAAGAATGGGTGAAGGACAATCAAGAGCAGTTTGATCGTTGGATTGAAGAGGCAAAAGGGGAAGGTAAATAA
- a CDS encoding glycine betaine ABC transporter substrate-binding protein, which translates to MFDLDGDGKANLTGCNPGWSCELTTNHHIEAYKLQDTVEHDQGSYTALLADAITRYEEEKPIFYYT; encoded by the coding sequence TTGTTTGACTTGGATGGAGATGGAAAAGCAAATTTAACCGGATGCAATCCAGGTTGGAGTTGTGAGCTGACCACAAATCACCATATTGAAGCCTATAAACTTCAAGATACGGTAGAGCATGATCAAGGAAGCTATACTGCTTTATTAGCCGATGCAATTACTCGTTACGAAGAGGAAAAACCCATCTTCTATTATACCTAA
- the proX gene encoding glycine betaine/L-proline ABC transporter substrate-binding protein ProX, producing the protein MPEYKYPSFQSNLMRLKIWSKIILTSTILSLTMGLAGCYTTQNSTQNSSLNEVTIRSAHSTWLQEIFQTEVVNIGLRKLGYKVATIKELEYPGIYFSIANGDLDYSVIYYSPSHDGMFNQAGGDKKIKKLGVFVPIGTRGYRIDRKTAQEYGITNLGQLKDERIAKLFDWDGDGKANLAGCNPGWGCVSAINHHIEAYRLQDTVEQEQGVYEALLTDVISRYQQGQPILFYAYNPHWISAVLRPDNDTIVLEVPFTSFPGNENFTEAETTFNGKNTGFPGGAQEIVVNPEFAAANPVAKRWLELVQLSLEDMNEVSLRIRERENSPEKVRLLAEEWISENQEQFDQWLAEAKAES; encoded by the coding sequence ATGCCTGAATACAAATATCCATCTTTTCAAAGTAATTTAATGCGATTAAAGATTTGGTCAAAAATCATATTAACTTCAACTATTTTATCTCTAACCATGGGATTAGCTGGCTGTTATACTACGCAAAACTCAACTCAAAATTCGTCCCTCAACGAAGTAACTATTCGTTCAGCTCATAGTACCTGGCTTCAAGAAATATTTCAAACTGAAGTGGTCAATATTGGTCTAAGAAAGCTAGGCTATAAAGTTGCTACTATTAAAGAACTAGAGTATCCCGGAATTTATTTTTCTATTGCTAATGGAGATTTAGATTATAGTGTTATTTACTATAGCCCCAGTCATGATGGCATGTTTAACCAAGCAGGGGGGGATAAAAAAATAAAAAAACTAGGAGTTTTTGTTCCCATTGGCACTAGGGGATATCGAATTGATCGAAAAACGGCTCAAGAATATGGAATTACTAATCTCGGACAATTGAAAGATGAACGGATTGCTAAATTGTTTGACTGGGATGGAGATGGAAAAGCAAATTTAGCTGGATGTAATCCAGGTTGGGGTTGTGTATCAGCGATCAATCATCATATAGAAGCTTATAGACTGCAAGACACCGTTGAACAAGAGCAAGGAGTGTATGAAGCTTTGCTGACTGATGTGATTAGTCGCTATCAACAAGGACAGCCAATCTTATTTTATGCTTATAATCCCCATTGGATTTCTGCGGTTTTAAGACCAGATAACGATACAATTGTGTTAGAAGTTCCATTTACTTCTTTCCCAGGAAATGAAAATTTTACTGAAGCAGAAACCACGTTTAATGGGAAAAATACAGGTTTTCCAGGAGGGGCACAAGAAATTGTTGTCAACCCAGAATTTGCAGCCGCTAATCCAGTTGCAAAACGGTGGTTAGAATTAGTCCAACTCTCTCTTGAAGATATGAATGAAGTGAGTTTGCGGATTAGGGAAAGAGAAAATAGCCCTGAGAAAGTTCGTCTTTTAGCAGAAGAATGGATTTCTGAAAATCAAGAGCAGTTCGATCAATGGTTAGCTGAAGCAAAAGCAGAAAGTTGA
- the proX gene encoding glycine betaine/L-proline ABC transporter substrate-binding protein ProX: MLKSRLIPTILSLMIGLIACQPTQRTNENAKPVTIRAAHSGFVEESFQTEVVNLGLEKLGYTIDTVKELDYSVIYVSLANSDLDYTVIYYNPAHKDFFENAGGNEKLEISGLLIPEGSQGYRIDKKTADQYGINNIAQLKDPQLAKLFDLDGNGKANLAGCNTGWSCESMIDHHIQAYELEDTVEQDRGNYTALLANVITRYEQGKPILFYAYNPHWIFAILETDQEAVWLEVPFTSLPEGLSNLTAEETTFNGKNTGFPGSQQNIVINKTFADNYPMAKRWFERVKIPLADMDKISLRIKEGENAQEDIRRLAEEWVSANQEQFDRWIEEAKAVNK, encoded by the coding sequence ATGTTAAAATCCCGATTGATTCCTACAATTCTTTCTCTAATGATAGGGTTAATCGCCTGTCAACCCACCCAAAGAACCAATGAAAATGCTAAACCCGTTACGATTAGAGCCGCCCATAGTGGTTTTGTGGAAGAAAGTTTTCAAACAGAAGTTGTAAATTTGGGACTAGAAAAACTGGGTTACACTATAGATACCGTCAAAGAATTAGATTACTCTGTTATCTATGTTTCTCTGGCTAATAGCGACCTCGATTATACGGTCATCTACTATAATCCAGCCCATAAAGATTTTTTTGAAAACGCTGGTGGCAATGAAAAATTGGAGATCTCAGGGTTGTTGATTCCTGAAGGAAGCCAAGGATACAGAATTGACAAGAAAACAGCCGATCAATATGGAATTAATAACATTGCTCAATTGAAAGATCCACAACTGGCAAAACTCTTCGATTTAGATGGAAATGGAAAAGCAAATTTAGCGGGATGTAATACAGGGTGGAGTTGCGAATCGATGATCGATCATCACATCCAAGCCTACGAACTTGAAGATACCGTTGAACAAGATCGAGGAAATTATACTGCTCTTCTGGCTAATGTAATTACTCGTTATGAACAAGGAAAACCCATTTTATTCTATGCCTATAATCCCCATTGGATATTTGCCATTTTAGAAACGGATCAAGAAGCGGTTTGGTTAGAAGTTCCTTTTACCTCTCTCCCAGAAGGATTGAGTAATTTAACCGCAGAAGAGACTACATTTAATGGCAAAAATACAGGGTTTCCAGGAAGCCAACAGAATATTGTGATTAATAAAACCTTTGCAGACAATTATCCCATGGCAAAACGTTGGTTTGAGAGGGTAAAAATTCCCCTTGCGGATATGGATAAAATAAGTTTACGGATTAAAGAAGGTGAAAATGCTCAGGAGGATATTCGCCGTTTAGCAGAAGAATGGGTGAGTGCAAATCAAGAGCAGTTCGATCGCTGGATTGAAGAGGCGAAAGCGGTAAATAAATAA
- a CDS encoding glycosyltransferase, with the protein MKKSLNPLIQTVKAPLKALLKQSPNLEVNPTGDLQGFLESPNPIERNVSGVLRIAGWVFHHRHTIESLTLVQDESIEETITYGEPRPDVTQAFIDAPSAENSGFGWNLPIEPNYSGEIAIKIMANLDNGESVCCFARTITIQNVYERPPKPKVSQMISGFMTKVILAYKQRGGIPLSPLVWVRFVKRYYDQTQTQPLTPYSTIIHPWQQEDPYQRWLGHNRLTVKVRELMAESAQRLEKTGVKISVVVPVYNPPKGFLEETIASVQAQIYPNWELCIADDASTQSHVKEVLTAAQASDPRIKVVFRTENGHIVKATNSALEVATGHYIALLDHDDLLSPDALLQVAECVDQYPDVDWMYTDEDKITPTGERYGYQMKGVWSPEMAIAHNYTHHLAVIRKRLIDEVGGLRSGLEGAQDIDLYLRVREKTTMDRVRHIPHVCYHWRVHPESTASKGTQKTYVFDSAYRAISDTLERRNLKAKPFLPALATKYGLCLHQLQWDASILAENPVTIVIPTRDRTEILSECIASLEKTVDPCYVQVIIVDDQSTEPKTEEFLSQLENGSLTSLGDLKLTYQVIRTQRPDPSLTGREGFNYSRLVNLGAAQVKTPLMLQLNNDITAIAPGWLEDMVGWMSIEGVGVVGARLLYPDNTLQHAGVCIGPNGGLAGHLFHGLRKEELGYLFYPHTTRNVSSVTGACLLTSTELYHQVGGFDQEKLGLELNDVDYCLRVQDTGKRVVYTPQATLIHQGSASRGDYYNPKEHLNFMDRYWGKKDPYINANINIDSMTMDLNPLHYVHSSRISGIKILLVTHNLALEGAPLMAYNFAKHFVESGECQVNIVSLVDGPLRNDYEALNIPVKLIEDNLQRVDNSLETYHQRLQQVGKVLDMTEFDLVMSNTMVGFWGIELAQLFGLPSIWHIHESCTVERSLRNFFGDSPPQVMRCLLERCFQNASRVIFVADATRQIFHDLDVHGRFRTIPGGMNLGKIAEFRESNNKSYLRQKYGISEEKTVISVIGTTCERKGQHIFLEAIKHLEKIYPASQFKNLEFLIVGTREIIYLDYLRQVQERLKLDYVKMYPETRYVFDFFGLSDIFVCTSFEESFPRVVLEAMAFDLKIVSTNVFGIPEMIGDRHEGYLVRPGDPEALANVLVEAIETDYANRLRGNAYARVNRLFDNQKQLPKHLAMVKEVILQHE; encoded by the coding sequence ATGAAAAAATCCCTGAACCCCCTGATACAAACGGTGAAAGCGCCCCTGAAGGCTTTACTGAAGCAATCGCCCAACCTAGAGGTCAATCCCACGGGAGACCTCCAGGGATTTTTAGAAAGTCCAAATCCCATTGAACGCAATGTCAGTGGGGTATTGCGGATTGCGGGTTGGGTGTTTCATCATCGTCATACGATTGAGTCGCTGACGCTGGTTCAAGATGAAAGTATAGAAGAAACCATCACCTACGGGGAACCCCGTCCCGATGTCACCCAAGCGTTTATTGATGCTCCCTCGGCTGAAAATAGTGGCTTTGGCTGGAATTTACCGATTGAACCCAATTATTCTGGGGAGATTGCCATCAAGATTATGGCGAATTTGGATAATGGGGAGTCGGTCTGTTGTTTTGCCCGTACTATTACGATTCAAAATGTGTACGAGCGTCCGCCAAAACCGAAAGTTTCCCAGATGATTTCTGGGTTTATGACTAAGGTAATTTTGGCGTATAAACAGCGCGGGGGAATTCCCTTATCTCCTCTCGTTTGGGTTCGGTTTGTTAAGCGCTACTATGACCAAACCCAAACGCAACCGCTTACGCCCTATTCTACAATTATTCATCCTTGGCAACAGGAAGACCCCTATCAGCGCTGGTTAGGGCATAATCGCTTAACGGTTAAGGTGCGGGAGTTGATGGCAGAGTCGGCGCAACGCTTAGAAAAAACAGGTGTAAAAATTAGCGTGGTGGTTCCCGTTTACAATCCACCGAAGGGCTTTTTAGAAGAAACGATCGCCTCGGTACAAGCGCAAATTTACCCCAACTGGGAGTTATGTATCGCTGACGATGCCTCGACTCAATCCCATGTTAAAGAAGTTTTGACCGCAGCGCAAGCCTCAGACCCTCGGATTAAGGTTGTATTTAGAACCGAAAATGGCCATATTGTCAAGGCGACCAATTCAGCCCTAGAGGTGGCAACGGGGCACTATATCGCCCTTTTAGACCATGATGACCTGTTATCTCCCGATGCGCTGTTGCAGGTAGCCGAATGTGTAGACCAATACCCGGATGTGGATTGGATGTATACAGATGAGGACAAAATTACGCCCACAGGAGAGCGCTATGGATACCAAATGAAGGGGGTTTGGAGTCCAGAAATGGCGATCGCCCACAATTATACCCACCATTTAGCTGTCATTCGCAAGCGCTTAATTGACGAGGTGGGAGGACTGCGATCGGGTTTAGAGGGAGCACAGGATATCGATCTTTACCTGCGGGTGCGGGAAAAGACGACGATGGATAGGGTACGTCATATTCCCCACGTCTGTTATCATTGGCGCGTCCATCCCGAAAGTACAGCATCGAAAGGAACGCAGAAAACCTATGTCTTTGATAGTGCCTATCGAGCAATTTCCGATACCCTGGAGCGACGCAATTTAAAGGCGAAACCCTTTTTACCGGCTTTAGCCACCAAGTACGGGTTATGTTTGCATCAGTTGCAATGGGATGCTTCAATTTTAGCGGAAAATCCTGTTACAATCGTCATTCCGACTCGCGATCGCACGGAAATCTTATCGGAATGTATCGCTAGTTTGGAGAAAACCGTAGATCCGTGCTACGTGCAAGTCATTATTGTTGACGATCAGTCTACGGAACCCAAGACAGAAGAATTTTTGAGTCAACTGGAAAATGGTTCTTTAACCTCCCTAGGAGACCTCAAATTAACCTATCAGGTGATTAGAACCCAACGCCCTGACCCCAGTTTAACCGGACGAGAGGGCTTTAACTATTCTCGCTTAGTGAATCTTGGTGCTGCACAGGTGAAAACGCCCCTCATGTTGCAGCTTAACAATGATATTACGGCGATCGCTCCCGGTTGGCTCGAAGACATGGTCGGTTGGATGTCCATTGAAGGAGTCGGAGTGGTTGGCGCTCGTCTCCTGTATCCTGATAATACCCTACAACATGCCGGAGTTTGTATCGGCCCCAATGGTGGATTAGCCGGTCATTTATTCCACGGGTTACGCAAAGAAGAACTCGGTTATCTCTTCTATCCCCACACCACCCGTAATGTTTCATCCGTCACTGGAGCTTGTTTACTCACGTCCACCGAACTTTACCATCAAGTCGGGGGATTTGATCAGGAAAAATTGGGCTTAGAACTCAATGATGTGGACTATTGTTTACGGGTGCAAGACACCGGTAAGCGGGTCGTTTATACCCCCCAAGCCACCCTCATTCATCAAGGAAGTGCCTCGCGGGGAGACTATTATAATCCCAAAGAACACCTGAATTTCATGGATCGATATTGGGGAAAGAAAGATCCCTACATTAATGCCAATATTAATATCGACTCCATGACCATGGACTTAAACCCCCTCCACTATGTCCATAGCAGTCGAATTTCCGGCATTAAAATTCTACTGGTTACCCACAATTTAGCCCTCGAAGGCGCTCCCTTAATGGCTTACAATTTTGCCAAGCATTTTGTTGAGTCGGGAGAATGCCAAGTTAATATCGTTTCCCTCGTTGATGGACCGTTACGCAACGATTACGAAGCACTTAATATTCCGGTTAAACTGATTGAAGATAATCTGCAACGAGTTGATAATAGCCTAGAAACCTACCATCAGCGTCTCCAACAGGTGGGAAAAGTCCTAGACATGACCGAGTTCGATCTGGTGATGTCCAATACAATGGTTGGTTTTTGGGGAATAGAATTAGCCCAACTGTTTGGCTTACCCAGTATTTGGCATATCCATGAAAGTTGCACCGTTGAGCGCAGTTTACGCAACTTTTTTGGCGACTCTCCCCCGCAAGTAATGCGCTGTTTATTGGAGCGTTGTTTTCAGAATGCGTCGCGGGTTATTTTTGTCGCCGATGCCACGCGGCAGATCTTCCACGATTTGGATGTTCACGGCCGTTTTCGCACGATTCCCGGAGGCATGAATTTAGGAAAAATTGCCGAGTTTCGCGAAAGCAATAACAAGTCTTATTTACGGCAGAAATATGGAATTTCTGAGGAAAAAACGGTGATTTCGGTGATTGGAACGACGTGCGAGCGTAAAGGACAGCATATTTTCTTAGAAGCCATTAAGCACTTAGAGAAGATTTATCCAGCCTCGCAGTTTAAGAACCTAGAGTTTCTGATTGTGGGAACTCGCGAAATTATCTATCTGGACTATTTGCGTCAGGTGCAAGAGAGGCTAAAGCTGGATTATGTGAAAATGTATCCAGAAACGCGCTATGTGTTTGACTTTTTTGGTTTAAGCGATATCTTTGTCTGCACCAGTTTTGAAGAGTCCTTTCCGAGGGTGGTTTTGGAAGCCATGGCATTTGATTTAAAGATTGTCAGCACCAATGTGTTTGGCATACCGGAGATGATCGGCGATCGCCACGAAGGGTATTTGGTGCGTCCTGGCGATCCAGAAGCCTTAGCCAACGTCCTGGTGGAGGCGATCGAAACCGACTACGCCAACCGCTTACGGGGAAATGCTTACGCACGAGTGAATCGTTTATTTGACAACCAAAAACAGTTGCCGAAACACTTGGCAATGGTGAAAGAAGTCATCTTACAACATGAATAA